DNA from Agarilytica rhodophyticola:
TTGCCGGCAAAGCCAAAGCGATTACACCCTTAATTGATTTGGTAAGTTTTTACCCGCCGAAAATGCCTGTTGGCGGGGGCACGGCTCTGGGTGAAGCTCTCGATGTATTAATGGAACAAATCGAAACGAAAGTAGAGAAAACCACCTATGAAAAGCGTGGTGATTGGGAGCCTGTGGTATTTTTAATTACCGATGGCAAACCTACCGATAACCCTAGTAAGGCTGTCCAACGATGGCGAACTGAGTTTGCCTCTCGCGCTTCTATGGTGGCAATTACTCTAGGTACGAATGCGGATATGCAAGTGCTAGGGCAGCTTACTGAAAATGTTTTGGCTTTGGAGAATTCGACGGAAGAAGACTTCCGCAAGTTTATTGAGTGGGTCAGTGCTTCAGTAAGAGCGCAAAGTCAAAAAGTTGAAGTGGAAGGTAAAACCGGCGGTGTCTCCCTTGAAAAAGCAGAAAGTTCAGGTATGACTGTAGTTGATAATGTGGATACCTTTGCTGTCACAGATCCTGACTTCGTCGTACTTACTGGTAAATGTTCGAAGAATAAAAAACCTTACCTTCTTAAATATGCGCGTAGTAAAACAGACGGTATTAGTTTTATAAAAACTCAGCACTTTGGTTTAGAAGGTGCTTTTGCTTTAGATGAAGGCTACTTTGAGTGGAGTTCGGAAACAACCACGCAAGAAAGTGTTAATACTTCAGCGCTCGATGGTGTTCCCCCCTGTCCTCAATGTGGCAACCCCACCAGTTTTGCTATCTGTGAATGCCAGCGCTTGCTGTGTTTAGATAGTACTGGCTTAGCGACTTGCCCTTGGTGCTCAAAATCACTCCAGTTTGATATGAGTGGTGGCGGCGGCAATTTTGATGTTAACCGTGGACAAGGATAATGCCTGATTTAAAAAAAATAGTGCGCGCAATAATGCAAGAGTCGGGTTACGACGTGGACACACCTATGGCGGATCGTGCCATAAGCCAATTATTAAAAAATAATAACATTCAGCATTGTGCTTATCGACTTGAACAAGAGATGGCAAATGCTTTGCAAACATATCCAGTGAATTTAATTAAGCGAGACCCTCTGGCTAAGCTGAAAGCAAAACACTACAGAGTTACGTCAACCTCTAAAAAACAAAATATGCACGTTATGACAATTAAAATGCGAGTGCCGAACTTGACTGCCGGTAAAGCGTTTAATGAAAAAATTCTGTTGCTCGATAGTGTCGATGGCAGCCTCGAGCTATGTAATAACAGTGATATTTCGTTAATAGAGGGCTTGGTGGTAGATCTCGATAACTTTTCTATTACAGGTAGTATTGAAAAAGCCGGAGACTACGAGCTTACTTTATACGCATTCCTGCTATTACCTAACGGAGAAAAAAGAAGAGTTCAAGGGCTACTCAAAATAACCGTTAATCCAGATCCTAGATCGCTATGGAAAAACTTACCCTCCGATGAATCTGCGAGATTTCATAAGCCTGACACAC
Protein-coding regions in this window:
- a CDS encoding TerY-C metal binding domain-containing protein, coding for MRRLPIFFVLDVSESMIGEPLRRMEQGIEQIVSTLRQDPHSLETVFISLIAFAGKAKAITPLIDLVSFYPPKMPVGGGTALGEALDVLMEQIETKVEKTTYEKRGDWEPVVFLITDGKPTDNPSKAVQRWRTEFASRASMVAITLGTNADMQVLGQLTENVLALENSTEEDFRKFIEWVSASVRAQSQKVEVEGKTGGVSLEKAESSGMTVVDNVDTFAVTDPDFVVLTGKCSKNKKPYLLKYARSKTDGISFIKTQHFGLEGAFALDEGYFEWSSETTTQESVNTSALDGVPPCPQCGNPTSFAICECQRLLCLDSTGLATCPWCSKSLQFDMSGGGGNFDVNRGQG